The DNA window AAAGGGGCATCTTGTGATGCCTACTGAGGTCTATTCGCGTATTGTCGGGTATTATCGTCCGGTGCAGAACTGGAACGAGGGCAAGAAGCAGGAGTACTGCGAAAGAAACAGCTACGATACGAAACTTTCTCCCTCGGAGTTGGCGAAGGTATCCTAGCCCGCCCGAAACCACGCGAAGCCTCGTAACCGCGAAGTCCTTTGCGTAAAAAATCAGGATTGCCCGCATGGAGACCCCTCCGTAAAAGCGATCCTTTTCCCGTCAAGCAAAATCAACATTATCGGGACATAAGTATGTTTAAAGGAATCCAGAAAGTCACGCTGATCGACTTTCCGGGTGTAATAGCCGCCACCTTATTTACGGGCGGCTGTAACTTTCGCTGCCCATGGTGCCACAACTGGGGGCTGGTCGACCCGGCCGTTGTCGAGAAATCGCCTGAAATCTCCGAAGAGGAGATCGAAGCCTACCTGCGTTCCCGCGCGGGTAAGATCGGCGGGGTATGCATTACCGGCGGCGAGCCCACTCTCCATGGGAAGTACCTCAATCCGTTCCTGTTCCGCTGTAAGGACTTCGGCCTCAAGGTCAAACTGGACACCAACGGGTACGAACCGGATATCCTGAAATCCTACATCGACCGCGGAATTATCGATTATATCGCGATGGACATTAAAAACACGTTCGAGAAATATCCCGTATCAGTCGGGCTTCCCTATGTCGATATCGAACGTATCGAACGCTCGATCCGTATTATCAGGGACTCCCGCATCCCGCATCATTTCCGTACGACAGTCGTGCCGGCGCTGGTCGATCCTGCCGAGATGCGCGCGATGGCGGATATTATCGGCGAGCCTATCGTCCTGCAGGAATATCGCGACCCCGAGCGGGAGATGGTGGAAGAGGCGGAAAGAAGGGGATAGAACCCGATCATCGGGCTGTTTAAACGTGAGGGAGGATATATTTTTCTATCACGGGCTGGCGATTGATAAAGTGATGAGTATGATATCGGGATAGAACCCGATCATCGGGCTGTTTAAACGTGAGGGAGGATATATTTTTCTATCACGAGCTGGCGATTGATAAAGTGATGAGTATGATATCGGGAATGATCCCGCTCAGCGGGCTAGCCGAGAAGGGTATTGTCGATCAGCCTGGTCGTTCCAATATATACGGCGAGCGCTATCAGGACTTTCCCTTCGATCACCTTTACGTCGATCAGGGTTTCGGGATGCGCGATGGAGATATATTCGATCTTCGCGTCCGGCGCGCCCCCGAGAATAGACCGCCGCATCATATCGATCACCTTCGCGGGCTTCTTCTCGCCCTTGCGGATAAGCTGTTCCGCGAGACGTAGCGAGTCCACAAGCGCCAGCGCCTTCCGACGCTCGTCCGCGCTCAGGTAACGGTTCCGGGAGCTGAGCGCGAGCCCGTCGGATTCCCTCATGATCGGCATCACCCGTATCTCGACCGGAAAGTTCAGGTCGGCGGTCATCCGGCGGATAATCAGCGACTGCTGGTAGTCCTTTTGCCCGAAGTACGCCCGATGGGGATGTATTATATGGAAGAACTTTGCGACAACAGTAGTTACTCCCTGGAAGTGCCCGGCGCGGTGCAGTCCGCAAAGGTGCTCCGGGAGCTGATCGACGATCACCCATGTCAGCGACCCGGACTGGCCGTACATCTCCTCGGGTGACGGATAGAACAGGAAGCCGCATTTTTCGGTTTCCAGCAGCGCGCAGTCCGCGTCGAACGTGCGGGGGTAACGCGTATAGTCCTCGCCGGGACCGAATTGCGTCGGGTTGACAAAGATGCTCGCTACGGTAACATCGTTCTCGGTGCAGGAAGTGCGGACAAGGCTGATATGCCCCTCATGGAGCGCGCCCATTGTAGGCACGAATCCGATCGTCTTTCCTTCCGCGCGGAGCTTCTCGGTGACGGCGCGCATTTCTTTTATCGTTTCGATTACCTGCATAATATCCTCTATCTAAATCAGTTTTTCATCGTTCCAAACCGTACAGCGGATACCCTCCGGCATGGTTTCCGCGACCACCAGCGACGCGTTCCGGATCGGATGGTTGAACGAAAACTCGCCGGTGATATTATCGACCGCGAACGGCAGCGCGGCGTTCAGCACACCGCCGTGACTGACCGCGAGAATATTCACATCGCTTCCGTTATACCGCGCGGCGACAGATTCCATCCATCCTCGGAAACGCCCGATTATACCGGTCAGGCACTCTCCGCCGGGATGCCTGCGGTCGTGCATGCCCCGGAAAAACCAGTCCCGCCATAGAACATCGTTACTGTCCCAACTCGCCTTGTCCGACCTGCCCTCCAAATTGCCCACACCGTACTCCGTCAGCCGCTTGTCCACCGTATAATCGGGCAGTCCTGCGAGCGTTTTGAGTATATCCGCGGTCTGTAACGCGCGCGGGACGGGGCTGGTATGGAACTCGGTAAAAAGCACGCCGCGTAGTTTTTCCGCCGCGCTCTCCGCCTGACGCCGCCCTTTTTCGGTCAGCCCGTAGGGGGAGTCGTTATTGTTTGAAAACACCATTAGGGTGTTGGCCTCGCTCTCGCCATGCCGGATAAAATAGAGCTTCAATCGGGTCTCCCGTTACGGTAATTGCGTGACCTTCAGGTTCATCGGGACAAACGGGCATGCCGTGTTCGTAAACTTATTCGTAGTCGGCATGATTATCGCAAACGAATCGCCCTGGATAATCGTAGGTATCGGCGCGCCCTTCAGCATTTCGGATATATTCTCAAATGCGGCAGTATCCTGTATCGTCACATTCGCGGGCTTGACGTTGGAAAGCGGTATCGTGGTATTGTTGGAAATATTACCTTCGGAGTTGAGTTTGATCGCCCATCCGTCGTTCTTTCCCGCGCCGAAGGAGTCGGTATATCCCGCGAACGCGAAACCCCCGTCGGACGCGGCGCAGACGCCGGTAATCGAGTCGTACCCCTTACCGCCGAACATCTTCTGCCATACGAGTTTGCCGTTAGAGTCCAGTCGGATTATCCAGATATCGGACTTACCCTGTCCGAACGATTCAGTGACAGCCCCGACGACACACCCGTTATCGGCGGTAGGCGCGATACATACCCCGACATCGTTCATCTTTCCGCCGAAAGTCTCTTCCCAGACCAGTTCGCCCCGTTTATCTATCTTGAATACCAGTATATCGCTGCGTCCCGACCCGAACGACCACGTATATCCCGCGATAATAAAACCGTCGTCCTTAGTCGGGATGATGGCGTTCGCGTTTTCGGAAATCTTGCCGGAGTAAAATTTTTCCCAACGCAGGGTGCCGTTCGGATTGACCTTGATAATCCATATCCCGGTGCCGAACGAGCGTGCGTTCCCCGCGATAACGATACTCCCGTCGCGCGCGGCCGCCGCCCCGCCGACTGTGTCGCCCTGCCGTCCGCCGAAGTTTTTCTGCCAGTTCGTCATGCCGTTCTTATCGAGGCGAATCAGCCAGTAATCCTGCAGGCCCGCCCCGAACGATTCGGATGTCGCGCTGACGATGAATCCGCCGTCGGACAGCGGGATGACCTTATCGAGCGTATCGCTCAGTTGCCCTTTATAGATATTCTGCCATACGGGAATAGAGTTGGTATCGAAGCGGATGAGCCAGATGTTGTGGAAGCCGAAGCCGTAGGAGGTGGTGTCGCCGCCGAGGATAAAGCCGCCGTCCTTGAGCGGGGTGACCGATACGCCCTTCTCGAACGCGGGGCCGCCGGTCAGTTTCTGCCAAACGGCCGCGCCGGTCATATCGAGCTTCACGAGCCACAGCTCGCTCTTGGCTTTTTTATTGCCGAGCGACCAAGTTTCTCCCGCGATGATGAAATTCCCGTCGGCGAGCTGGGAGATGGCGAAGAACTTGTCGTCCTCCTTCCCGCCCGCGACATACGACCATTCGTACCTCGGGACGATTTTCTCCTCCATGCAGGAAATAAACGGAATTATGCAGATAAACAGTAATAGAGACATTTTTCTCATGACGATATTCTCCCCGAACCTGTTGAGAATAGTATAAAGCAGGGAGCGTGAATTGCAAGGATTTTTCTATATAGGATGGGTGGATTCTGCGGTTGAGGTACCGTGAAAAAATGGAAATAAAATATTCCCTTCATCTTTGGTGAATTAAGAGGGTTGAATTACTTTCTTTCCCCCATCGGAAAGAAAGTAACAAAGTAAGGATGCCGCGCAAGATAAAGCTTATGAGAAGATCTGGAAAATCCTAAAAAGGCATAACTCCTTCTCCGCTGCGCGGAGTCGTCAAACAGATGCCTTTTCTACGGATTTTCCGTTAGCAGTAAACGCTTTAAAATGCGCGGATAAACAGCTAAAAATAAAAAACGAAAAAAACACAAAATAAGCAAAACGCGGAATTTTTCTATCACTAATATCCATAATAGATTTCGGGCTTTTGGGTTTTTCTGCCCCCGCGTTTTTGAGCGCTTCTTACTTCCCGCGATAACGACAAAGGGCGTTTGTCCGAGCGTGTCTCTCTTTGGTTTTTACGGGGCTTTATAGCGAGTTACGCCCGACTCATTATCGCGGGCTATTCTTCAAAGCGAAATCGCGCGGGGAACCTCTTTGTTTCTTTCTGGGTTCGCAGAAAGAAAGTATGAGCTTGTATTTTAAAAAGGAGCAATAAAGCACGAAATGCGGATAACCTGTATGAGAGACTATGATTGTAAAAACAATAAAAAAAGCCCCGCAGGGCGGGGCTTCGTATGTCATGTTAATTCTAGTACCTGTAATGCTCCGGCTTATACGGCCCTTCCGCGGGGACGCCGATATAGTCGGCCTGCTTCTTCGAGAGCTTCGTCAGCTTCACGCCGATCTTCGAAAGATGCAGTCTTGCGACTTCCTCGTCGAGCGCCTTCGACAGGCGGTACACCCCGGGCTTATAAGTATCCTTGTTCTTCCAGAGGTCGAGCTGGGCGAGGGTCTGGTTCGTGAACGAGTTCGACATGACGAACGACGGGTGCCCGGTCGCGCATCCGAGGTTCACGAGGCGGCCTTCCGCGAGCAGGAATATCGCGCGCCCGTCGGGGAACGTATATTTATCGACCTGCGGCTTGATGTTCAGTTTTTTAATGCCGGGGAAATCGTTCAACTGTTCGACCTGTATCTCGTTGTCGAAATGCCCGATATTGCAGACGATCGCCTGATCCTTCATTTTCTTCATATGGTCGATTGTGATCACTTCGCAGTTTCCGGTGGTGGTGACATAGATATCGCCCTCGCCGAGAGTGTCCTCGATAGTGGTGACCTCGTAGCCCTCCATCGCGGCCTGAAGCGCGCAGATGGGGTCGATTTCTGTGACTATGACGCGCGCGCCTAATCCGAGCAGGGACTTGGCGGAACCCTTACCGACGTCGCCGTAACCGCACACGACCGCGACCTTGCCCGCGATCATCACATCGGTCGCCCGCTTGATACCGTCGACCAGCGATTCACGGCAGCCGTAGAGGTTGTCGAACTTCGACTTGGTGACCGAGTCGTTGACGTTGATAGCGGGGACTAAGAGCTCGCCCTTTTCCATCATCTGGTAAAGGCGGTGTACTCCGGTAGTGGTCTCTTCCGAAACTCCCTTCCAATCCTTGACGGTTGTATGCCACTTCTGCGGCTCTTCCTTCAGGATAGCCGCGAGGAGTTCGAGGATGACCCCTTCTTCCTTACTGCCGGGAGTATGTTTTATGAAATTAGGATCATTCTCGGTCTTGTATCCCCAATGGATCAGCAGGGTGATATCGCCGCCGTCGTCGACCACCATCTCGGGGCCTTTTCCGCCCGGGAACGACAGCGCCTGACGGGTGCACCACCAGTATTCCTCAAGAGACTCGCCTTTCCACGCGAACACCGGGATACCGCTTTTCGCGATAGCGGCGGCGGCGTGGTCTTGGGTCGAGAAGATGTTGCAGCTGCACCAACGGATATCCGCGCCGAGTTCGGCGAGAGTTTCTATCAGTACCGCGGTCTGGATGGTCATATGGAGCGAGCCGGATATGCGGACTCCCTTGAGCGGTTTATCTTTCCCGTACTTTTCACGGACAGCCATCAGGCCGGGCATTTCCTTCTCGGCTATTTCGATTTCCTTTCTGCCCCAATCGGCCAATCCGATATCTTTTACCTTGTAATCCATTTTGGTCTCCTAACTTTATTCGATGTTATTTGAACCGGTTATTATAACGTTAATCCTTGCTATTTTCAAATTTGAGGGGGTAAAGTTATAATAGAATGGAAAATAATGCTAAAATGAGGCGAATTGAACCGAAAAGTCGGATTTAACAGCACCCGCCGGAAGTATCGCCGTCGCATCCGCACGAAGCGTTTTTTCCGCTGATAATCCCGTTCAGTACCGCATAGGCGCATCCGACCCCGCTGTTTACCGCTATAGCGTCCGCAGGGCAATTCAGTCTGCACGCACCGCACTCCATGCAATAATTCTTATCGATGATCATCGCTTTCCCTTCCGTGATTTCGAGGACGCTATGCGGGCAAACATCGATACAGATACCGCAACCGGTACATTTATTTCCGTCTATTACCAGGCTTTCGCCGTTCTTCAAATAAGCGTACCGCATAGAAGGCCTCCTATATTACTCTCAGGGTCTTGAGCAATTCCATGACAACCCCTCCCGCAACCGAAATGATAATCAGCGGGGTCGCTATCCCGACTTCCAGCTTCACCCCCGCCATCGAGGTAAATGTCGATGAACCGGTAAAATTCATCGCGAAGAACGACGATATAGCGGGGAGAAAACAGAGATAGATAATACTGTCGGCCAGTCCCGCGCGCGATAGAACGATCAGGGCGATTGTACCCGCTAACCCGAGCGCGAATCCTTTTAACGAGAAGGCGCGGAACGGTATCAGCGGGAGGAGTAACGGTACGAGAAACGCCCCGGTCAGGACCGCCCCGATGAACGGCAGTACGCCGTTAAATAGGCTCAGGTCGAACCGTTGATAACGCAGCAGGTTTGCAACGACGATCAGAACTACCGCTATCAGGCAATATTTCAGGCTGATGACAATTTCCAGCGGAGTCAGTTCCAGCCTGTCCGAAAAACTGAATGTTACTTCACGCATCTGCGGGGCCTTCTGGTAATTATCCGCGATATACGCCGGGATATCGGACGCGCGAACCGGGCCGTAAAGAACTTTAAATCCCGTCTCACGGGTGACCGTATGCGCGGATACGCCCACCGCCCCGAGTTGGGGGAGTATCAGTCGGTTATGCGAGACTATTTCTTTCAGTCTGACCTTAGCAATCCGTGCGATCAATTCGCCGGTTCCGAATGTGCCCTTACCCGCCGCGCACCACACGTTGATACCGCAGGTATCGAGGACGAGTATCCAAGCGGACAATCCATGCAACTCCCCGCGGAGCATGTCGAAGGTAAGTTTATAGTTCGCGGTAACGAATACGTCGGAATTTTCGCCGGGCGTACCCACCGCGTAAATCCCGGGCGCGACTGTGTAATGCATCCGTTTGATGCCGAGACGCACCATTATTTCGCCGCGTTTATCTTTTCCGGTGAGTTCTGTTGAGACCACGGGAATCAATCCCGCTTTGGTAAAACGCGAGCCGGTTATCCATTCCGGCGTTTTACATCCGCATCCCATGAAATCCTCCTATTTTTTGCAACAGAGAGATTGATCGGTTTTTCTCAATTTTCTCATCGCGGAAGCAAGCATACCTATGCTATCCATAATCATCGCGTGTTTTTCTGAAGGAATAGAGTCGAACATTCTGCCGTAATAGGTATTACAACTTCCGTTAATGTTTTTAAGAATCGTTCTCGCTTGTCCGGTAAGCGTAATAATCAGGAATCTCCGGTCTTCGGGATTCTCCTTACGCTCAATCAGGCCGTCCTTGAACATTTTATCGAGCGTCCGGCTGAGGGTACTGGTGTCGAGTTCAAGCCGTTCCGCAAGATCGCGAACCGATAGGTTATCCGACTCCTCCAATTCCA is part of the Brevinematales bacterium genome and encodes:
- a CDS encoding anaerobic ribonucleoside-triphosphate reductase activating protein, translated to MFKGIQKVTLIDFPGVIAATLFTGGCNFRCPWCHNWGLVDPAVVEKSPEISEEEIEAYLRSRAGKIGGVCITGGEPTLHGKYLNPFLFRCKDFGLKVKLDTNGYEPDILKSYIDRGIIDYIAMDIKNTFEKYPVSVGLPYVDIERIERSIRIIRDSRIPHHFRTTVVPALVDPAEMRAMADIIGEPIVLQEYRDPEREMVEEAERRG
- a CDS encoding pantoate--beta-alanine ligase, translated to MQVIETIKEMRAVTEKLRAEGKTIGFVPTMGALHEGHISLVRTSCTENDVTVASIFVNPTQFGPGEDYTRYPRTFDADCALLETEKCGFLFYPSPEEMYGQSGSLTWVIVDQLPEHLCGLHRAGHFQGVTTVVAKFFHIIHPHRAYFGQKDYQQSLIIRRMTADLNFPVEIRVMPIMRESDGLALSSRNRYLSADERRKALALVDSLRLAEQLIRKGEKKPAKVIDMMRRSILGGAPDAKIEYISIAHPETLIDVKVIEGKVLIALAVYIGTTRLIDNTLLG
- a CDS encoding histidine phosphatase family protein, which codes for MKLYFIRHGESEANTLMVFSNNNDSPYGLTEKGRRQAESAAEKLRGVLFTEFHTSPVPRALQTADILKTLAGLPDYTVDKRLTEYGVGNLEGRSDKASWDSNDVLWRDWFFRGMHDRRHPGGECLTGIIGRFRGWMESVAARYNGSDVNILAVSHGGVLNAALPFAVDNITGEFSFNHPIRNASLVVAETMPEGIRCTVWNDEKLI
- a CDS encoding adenosylhomocysteinase, translated to MDYKVKDIGLADWGRKEIEIAEKEMPGLMAVREKYGKDKPLKGVRISGSLHMTIQTAVLIETLAELGADIRWCSCNIFSTQDHAAAAIAKSGIPVFAWKGESLEEYWWCTRQALSFPGGKGPEMVVDDGGDITLLIHWGYKTENDPNFIKHTPGSKEEGVILELLAAILKEEPQKWHTTVKDWKGVSEETTTGVHRLYQMMEKGELLVPAINVNDSVTKSKFDNLYGCRESLVDGIKRATDVMIAGKVAVVCGYGDVGKGSAKSLLGLGARVIVTEIDPICALQAAMEGYEVTTIEDTLGEGDIYVTTTGNCEVITIDHMKKMKDQAIVCNIGHFDNEIQVEQLNDFPGIKKLNIKPQVDKYTFPDGRAIFLLAEGRLVNLGCATGHPSFVMSNSFTNQTLAQLDLWKNKDTYKPGVYRLSKALDEEVARLHLSKIGVKLTKLSKKQADYIGVPAEGPYKPEHYRY
- a CDS encoding 4Fe-4S binding protein, coding for MRYAYLKNGESLVIDGNKCTGCGICIDVCPHSVLEITEGKAMIIDKNYCMECGACRLNCPADAIAVNSGVGCAYAVLNGIISGKNASCGCDGDTSGGCC
- a CDS encoding acetyl-CoA synthase subunit gamma; this translates as MGCGCKTPEWITGSRFTKAGLIPVVSTELTGKDKRGEIMVRLGIKRMHYTVAPGIYAVGTPGENSDVFVTANYKLTFDMLRGELHGLSAWILVLDTCGINVWCAAGKGTFGTGELIARIAKVRLKEIVSHNRLILPQLGAVGVSAHTVTRETGFKVLYGPVRASDIPAYIADNYQKAPQMREVTFSFSDRLELTPLEIVISLKYCLIAVVLIVVANLLRYQRFDLSLFNGVLPFIGAVLTGAFLVPLLLPLIPFRAFSLKGFALGLAGTIALIVLSRAGLADSIIYLCFLPAISSFFAMNFTGSSTFTSMAGVKLEVGIATPLIIISVAGGVVMELLKTLRVI
- a CDS encoding MarR family transcriptional regulator is translated as MENDAMRGFRHTLRVLEREIERAIAGQSECCGVSFAQCHTLLELEESDNLSVRDLAERLELDTSTLSRTLDKMFKDGLIERKENPEDRRFLIITLTGQARTILKNINGSCNTYYGRMFDSIPSEKHAMIMDSIGMLASAMRKLRKTDQSLCCKK